Part of the Saccharomyces mikatae IFO 1815 strain IFO1815 genome assembly, chromosome: 1 genome is shown below.
tcattgttgatGTTTATGCTGTTCTGGCTTCCCACAAGGTTCTCTTGTAGTGCCGTGGGGActctataaacattttcaTCGAGAATATCCTCATCAGTATTacttgatttattaatttcgTTTCGATCGCTTTCAGTagtgatcttttcttttgagtgaAGATCTGAATTTATATCCATGTTTTTTACATGATTGTAttcgtcttcttcctcttcttctatgtTAGCAAAGACGTAGTCTAAATTACCTTCTAGATTATCACTAGGAGATGGGTACTTAGCATTTAATTCAATCTGAGCTAATTCTTCTGTGGTGAACAAGTCTGTAAGTAGTGTAACTTGTTTATGGTCATCTTCGTAATTTTCCAATGCATCATATAACCTGGAAACAGCATCTGAGTTTTCTGCTTCATTGATGGAATCTGATCTACTTTGATCATCTGGGTATATGTTCTGTGTGTTCCTTAATATTGGATCCACTGCATAGTCTGGAATTGTGTAATTATCTGAagtgagaatttttttaatagatggtacaaaaaatttgtatccGTGACTATTAGGATCTTTGCATAATATTATAGCACGAAGTCCTGATGGTTTTAGTTTATTGTGATTATGATTCCAAATTATTCCTTGTTCTCCGAAGGGTAAAAAGGACATGAATCTCACTTTCACAGGTTGACTAGAGATTGCCTGTAGTGGCAGTTGACCTGTggctttgttttctaaacAATTGCGTACATTGGTAGCAGATGTCACTGCGTGTTCCCAAAATTTAATACGTAATTTACTATGTTTTAACAATGTTGTTGCATCAGTAACGATAGTTCTGATGTATCTCTCTGCTCTTCCATTGGCAGCATGATCTTGTGtagcagaaaaaatatgatgaattccttttgaaacaaaatattttgctatCTGATCATTTGTAAATTCAGTTCCTTGATCTGAATTGATTTCTCTGACCTTTCTGTCAAATTGAGTTTCCACatactgaatatttttcttgatctgaGCCAAAATAGTTTCAGcatttttgttgtaatGTGTGGAGGTGATACAATATCTTGTATTGTTATCAACCATAATAAGCATGTATCTTTTCGTATCCGAGTTCGAATTTGATACTGGACCAAAGATATCCATGCACCACGATGAACCTGGTTCATGATCGATACTGTGTTCGTTCATAGATCCTTTATAATGGTTCCTTCTCGTggcttttgaaactttacaagtttcacaccaaaattcatttggttcttttattaagtcaagattttcttcataatgACTATGTTTAATGGAGTTTTTAATCTGTTGAATTCCTGTATGTCCCATTCTATTATGAGCATCATGTAAGGTTATCGATTTTTGCCTTTGCTTATATCTTGAGGAATCGGTAGGTTTGATTGCGTTGATTTTTGAGTCATCGGAGGAACGGTCAATCAAATCACTCATTTTTACGTGAATTACACcattgattatttttgtcTTGATTGTTACATCTTGATTTCCCAAAGTTGTATAGTTTTTACTTAATACCATATCAGTACCTTTTGCTAGTTCATAGCAACTTATTATTGtagattcttcttctggaaCAAAGTATGTTAATAAACTATCATTATCAGTACTATTTCTACTGTTCTTGATTTTAACATAACCATATCCTTTAGCGGACACTGAGCTGTTTTTCCCAATACCAAAGAAACGTGTACAACCATTACTTTCCTGATAATTATGTATCAAAGTTTTGTCATTTGTAATGTTTACTCCTGAACCAGTATCAATAATTACCAGCCTTTTTCTCTGGtgtattttgttcttcttcttttgttttttcaaacgtTTTAAATGGTTTTGCTCTTTGCATACCTTGCGAATAATAtgtttttgagaaatttgTCGTGCCAAGCCTAAGCTCTTTGTTGGGTATTCTTCTGCAGTTTCTTGAACAGTGTAAAACAGATTTGCAATATTTGcagttcttttcaattaaaTCGTGACTCATTGGACTCAAATCAACTACTGTCTCAATAACAGTATTGATTAGGAATTCTTCGTGGCCAATATCTGAGTTATGTGAAACGTTGTACAACCGTTGTTTCACTGGATTTCTCAATGATTCATGTAAGGTTCCCAGAATTGCTTCTTGTAAGTAATCTCTGAGAGTTGGACAATCTTCACagcattttgaaaagatccatttttccattaacACCAACTTTTGCAGTTTATTCATTAGTAATTCAGAGTCCCTGCATGTTGTATCCACTAAAACTTTTTCCCAAGCTTTAATTCTAACTTCTCTTCCATGGAGActtttgtattttgtttttaaacCATTaataatcttgaaaatgttACTTGTAGTTGTGTTCATGATatctaaattttcatttaatcCTTCTTTGATTATCTTGCACAATATTTCATTCTCCCGAGGGTCAATTTTTGTGATCTCAGTATTGAaaacatcatcaaattGATATCTTTTGGTAAATTTTCTAAAGTTGTTCAAGAATAAAGGAATATCCTCAACATTACTTGTCGTATAGTCAAAAACACAATCTTTCGGATAAAACCTTTTGTTTGTTGAAGTTAAGGTATCGTATAAATAATAGACCCCTGTAGCATCTATATGCTCGTGTAGGATattcttatcatcttttATTTCGAGTGATTGTATCTTTTCGATTAAACTCTGAATTCTATGCTCGACCTTTTCAATGGTTTCTTCGAGTTTTAGTAGTCTTTCCGCAGTTATTTGAATATCATCCGTCTCGGAAagcttttcctcttcttgtttcaaaCCATTCAAAATGTTCTCAAACTTATGTAAACCTCTTTGATATTGCCGCACTTGATCATCTTTAACAGTTAAGTTATTCAACAATGATTGTGCATTATTGGCAGTACCATTTCTATTGACTTTTGATTGAACCTGCGTAGAAATGTTgagacataaatcagagtgttgatgataagaatttggtgataactcatcttcttatatactaagttctggacaattaatagatctttatcttactagtgcaggaaattctataacTAGAATTTGCCTACTCCAATTCAATTGGTGTcatcataagaatgttcgtcatcaactacatcaatttatatgaataaatgaatagtagtaatcacttattccaacatatacggtgttagaagatgacgcaaatgatgaggaaTAGTCAcctaaattagtggaagctggaatgcaaggattgataatgtaataggataatgactgacaacatataaaatgacaataaaagcatatacagaattatgtaggATTACGAGTTCTAATTATTGcattcctatatcctcgaggagaacttctagtatattctatgtacctaataatattacctttatcaacaatggaatcccaacaattatctcaaaattcaccaaattctcaaaagaaaacaattaATGATATTACTGAAGAACTCCAATGTGAGCACACAAAGGGTCTGTCACCTCTTGTCACATTTACATTGCTACGTGCTTGGCACAACGCAGACAGGAAAAGTAcctttcaataaaaaagaacacCATTCAATAAAGGGTTCATTCAACACATCATTAGAGCTGCAGCAATTGGAACAAACTCAAGTTCGCATTTCATTAGTATCACGTTCGTGAGCAATACAATATATTACATTTTTTcaggcaaaaaaaaactatataAGTCGACATCCAGTCTCACTTAGACGATGATGGTGTCAAGTTGAAGACACTCAATGAACCTAGTGCACATTTAATCGAGAGGAATGTGTCTTTTCCTAAGGACCTATTCAATTCGTACCTGAGTTATGGGCTCTACGAAATGGCTCATTATACACCACTAATGGTGATGATATTGGTCACCGCGACTTTAGTTTTGTTAATTgtgttttttcaagataaCGATGTTATTCTTGCGTATTCTGTTGTAtcgctttttctttccattaTCGTTTTATTAGTGCTTCTAAGCAGTGGCGGTGATGCGACCTCCAGTAAGGATTTCAAAGTCAAGCTCTTGCTAGAGGTCATTACATGTAAACCAGCGGTAAAAGGGAAGGAATGGAGGATAATCACACATATTATGATTCACTATTTACTTGATAATAGCTTGTTGAATACACCATACTACTTTTATTGCGAGAAAAAGTGCTCTAAATTTTTCGAAAGCCTGGTTGAACAGAATAGATCCAGTAAATATTCAAGTTCATCAACAAGTGCAGCAGAAAATACACAGTCACTTGCATCAGAAAACGAGGTTTCGAATGGGGTGGCAACATCACATATTTTTACTTCTGACCCAGATTTGGAGGCTTACTTTATTAACGCTGCAgaacttttcaaagaagCTCAATTTGAGTATTGGAGAAAGCAATATCCTGACGCTGATTTACCGTAGAGCAGGGCCTACTATTCACCTAGCATACTTTTACATGAAACAAGTACCAAAATAAACGATGCCAAGAACACCTCGAGGCTGACACTCGGGCATTAAACCACACAGGAGTGGGAGTCTGTTTGTACGCTAGGAATGATCTAATCGTAGTATACTCTTGGAGGAATAAAGACACCGTGAGTTCAGTTATTTTGCCCTAGCATGCTACCGTTAGACACCCAACAGTAGTGGGCTACCACTCATTACGGTAGACTGGCAGAGAACCCTTCTTAATCGCATAGTATCGCTTCGGACGTTACAACAATGTGTGAAAATGCCTTAAAGAGATACTCTGAAAAGGAGGTTCTGTATTGCTTGAGTATTTGAACAAGGCTCAATTAGCCCAAGACATATCGCCATTTGGTCAGCATAAAATAGACAAATACTACATTATAACGATAGATAAGACAAGACATAAACTGCCCATGCAAACTTCCTCTGAAAATACCGACCTCAAGATGAATACACTCGATGAACCTGCTGCACATTTAATCGAGGACAATGTGGCGCTTCCCGAAGACATGTTCAGCTCATATCTGGGCTATCTATTTTATGAATTGGCTCACTTTCCGCCATTCATTTTAATGCTCTTGGTGACCACGAGTTTGGTTTCATTGCTTGTGTTTTTTCATGATAGCTACCGCagcacttttttttatgtattCTCATCGTTGGTTTCCGGTTTCTTGTTACAAGGTACTTTAATTGTGTTTTGTGACGAATCAGTCAGGGATCATGAGTTTGATACTAAGCTTTTAGTGGAAGTGATCACACGCAAACCCGCAGTGAAGGGGAAAGAGTGGAGAACTATTACATACAAGATGAATCAATACTTGTTTGATCGTGGACATTGGTTTACTCCCTACTTCTTTTATTGCGATGAGAAGTGCTACCGTTATTTTTTGCGTCTTATTGAAGGAGTAACTCCCAAGAGGCAGGAAACCACATCAACGGACAATGCCGAGGAAGATATACAGTCTAATATACCGGCCACCACTGCATCCGATGTATCCACTGGACCTGTCACTTCGAGTTCTGTACCAGTTTTACAAAAGTTGCTGTTCAGGGCAGCGGAGATCGAACAGCAATCACAAGAGAATTACTGGCGAGATAGATATCCTGACATCGATGCGCTACTTTAAAGGGAAGATGAAAAGGCTTCTTGTAGGTATTATTTGCCGAGCTATTAACGCTTGTATGACGTTCCGAACTAAACATCGTAGGCGTTTCTGTTCTACGTAGcaaatacaaatatatatagCATATGAAACAGTGCGGTTAGGCTTCAATCGcttattatcatcaagCTAGTTAGAATCTCAGAATCATCACAGGGCTTTACCTATGACTGCTTTTTGCCGTGGTGAATAACTAAGCCACACTTGTCATCATTTTACATTTTTCGCAATGCTATGATATTTGCTGAAAATGCCTCTAAAATAAGAACAAACGGTGAACTGAACAATGTTCAATAACCGTAAGAAGATCAATATTTTGATAAGCATAAATATATAGGTGCCATATTATATCCATAGACAAGGCAAGATATAGATTAGGCATGCAAATCCCTTCGGAAAACAACAACGTGAAACTGGATACGCTTAGTGAACCTAGTGCTCATTTAATCGAGGAAAATGTGGTTCTGCCCGAAGACACGTTCAGTTCGTATCTGAACTACCTACTTTATGAATTGGTTCATTGTAAACCGATAGTGATCTTAGTGTCAGTAATCACAACTTTGGTTCTATTGATTATACCTTTTCACAATATCGATATCTGCGCTGTAGTCTTCATGATATCCTTTTCTCTATCCATTCTGTCTTTGTTTCTGGTTGTGATGCACAAGTTCGTGTTACCGGTCGCTGAACAGGGATTCATTATAAAGCTTTTAGTGGAAGTCATAGCATACAAGCCTGCGGGGATGGCATGGGGCACTATTGCTTGTAATATGAACCAATATCTATTCAAGGAGAGACTATGGAATACACCGTATTATTTCTTCACCACTTTTATCCGTGAAGTGAACTCTGGTTCGCTCTCGGATTCCTCATCGAATAATACCGAGGATACCCAATCGCCTGTCTCAGCAAAGAAGACTTCAAATGATCCAAACAGATTTCATTATATTAGATCGGACCCATTTTTAATGACGTATGTTTAGAAGGCAAACagaaatagaaaaggaagcTCAACTTGAATACTGGAGAAAGCAATACCCTGACGCTGATTTACCGTAGAGCAGGGCCTACTATTCACCTAGCGTACTTTTATATGAAAGAAATACCAAAATAAACGATGCCAAGAAAACCTCGTAGCTGACACTCGGGCGTTAAACTACACAGGAGTGGGAGTCTGTTTGTGCACTAGGAATGATCTATTCACACTTCAAATTTGGAGAAATAAAAGCAAACACAGAGAGTTTAGTTATTTTTGCTTTAACACGCCACATTTTGATACTCAACAGTAGTAGATGACTAGTTGGATCACGGTTTAACAGTAGAGAACACTTCTCAATCCCATTTCACCGCTTCAGACACTGTTGCAATTGGTGAAAAATGCTTttaaaagtaaagaaagaatttagATAAGGGTCCAGTGTCGTTTGATAAAATGGCAATCGATAGAAGACGAATACAATCATAACCAGTGTAAAATATCGTCGGCAGTACACTATAACCATAGATAAGCCAGTGCTTAAATTGGAATGCGAACCACTTAGATAATAACGATTCCAAAATCGGATACCTTCAGTGAATCCAATGCACActtcatcaagaaaaatgtagTTCTTCCTGTAGACATATTCAATTTGTATCTGAGCTATCGGTTCTACGAAATGTATTATTGTATTTCACTCACGTTTTTGTCCATGGTAATGGGAGTTTCGATCTTaataatcattttttttgtgaTAACCTGTCATACCTTGCCATTTCTGTAGGCTGATTTACCGGGTTTTGCCGACTTTACCAATTGTTAAAATTAAAGTTCTTTTAAAACCGATCAGTCATCAAGACTTCACATTAAACTGTTGGTAGAGGTGATAGCAAGCAAACCAACTGTAAACGAGAAAGAGTGAAAAACGATTGCATATAATATGAATCAATGTTTCCTTGAAAAGGGACTATGGAATCCCCATACTACTTTTACAGTGGTAACAAATGCCACAAATTCTTCACCATTCTTAGCAATGTAGTAGATTCTGATTCAAAGTCAAATTCTTCAGCAACGGAGACTTCAGACAGTACAACTAGTACTTGTAATGCTGCATCAAACCCGATTTTGAAGGCATACAAATTGACGGCAACACAAATAGAAATGGGAGCTCAGAGTGAGTATTGAAGAATGCAATATTCCGACTTTGATTTACCTTGAAGAATATGCTTTCTATTTACCTAGCATATTTCTATAAAGCAAGTGCCAAATAAACGACTTTAAAAACATCTTGAAACGAGAAATTAAGTGTTAAATCTTATACCATACGGGTACTATGAATTTCGAGAGTGGATTATTTTATGCTAATGGAAGTTCCAGTGTATGTTCATAATAAGGGTTCTGTCAGTTTTTGTCACATTCTATTGTTGTCGCTTCTCATAATGCAGCCAAGAAAATCCGaacaataaaagaagaaaagaaatctcAAAAATGCACAATACATAATAATTAcataaaataaataattatTGTAATTATTAATGAAGCCATATTTTGACCTAAAGTATTAGGTGAATAGAATACAAATAATGCTAAGATTAACATAAATAGGAATACAGTTACTAAatctttaaaaataaagtaggAATGTATTGAAATTCTATCTAATTACCTGTAATACCTAATGGATTAGATGAACCATAAATATCGGTTCGATTTCGATTAAGGTTATTCATGATAATAAGAGATATTTGTAGaaagtatatataattaaatatattcttttattaattaataatgtataaataatatacatTATATAAAATACATCTTtattataatattatattaaATTTAATCGATGATTAGCTGGTTTAATTGATgttatattgaaaaaataaaaggtgGTAAAGGAACAACGATTTTATTTCAACAAGAATATTGTAAGACCAattatttatattatttacaTAGTTTTTTAGCTAATTTAGGTTATTATTAATTGAATCTCTTACgattataaaaaattccattGAAAAGTAAATATTTATAATTTATCCATTTCTACATGACATGCTCCAATTTGTCCTAATAATACAAAATTGAATAcaaagataaagaagaagaatttagATAATACTTTAAAAGTACTACCTCTTAAAACACTTCTATCAGTAAAGGGTAAAACTAATAATACTAAAATAGCTGCAAACATCAGAATAACTCCTAATAATTTATCAGGAATAGATATTGAAATAGCATAGAATGGTAATAAGTAtctaaataatatatatattatataaattaGTGTATTTATATTAGaaaatatatttttataatattcaTTTAAATTTTAGTATAAAATTATCAGATTAATTATCTTATTAGAACAACTTCATATTTAATATGATAATAAATATTATAATGAATaaacatttttattgtattgatatttatattatattttgatatataaatttcatatttatatttatagtaaagaaattttataATTAAGGATAGAATTTTAATAGtagtaatattattattaaataTTTACAAATAAAgtaattttaataaaaataatatatttataaatTAGTATTAAATTATATTACATTCTATTCTATTAATTATTTCCTAATCAAACTGGTGTTATAGTTTCTCTGGTTTTGAttatgttttgtttttgctCTTCATGCTTTGTTATaggtgaaaaatttgaaaagccGATTAGACATCAAGATTTCGAGACCAAGCTTTCTTCAGATTgataataaagaatattccAAAAGATACAGACCCAACCCTGAAGGCGTGTATATCGACAGCAGTGcaagtagaagaagaggcTCAACGTGAGTACCGGAGAAAGCAATACCCGGACGCTAGTTTACTTTAAAGCAGAAGCTTTGTGATTTGCTTAGTATGCGTTATAGATTTATAGAGTAAGTATCAAAATAAGCAACTACAAGGGGATCTCAAACTAGTAGCCGTTCGTAAAACTGCGTATCGTTGTTGCACTTTCACTATATATTGTTTCGGAAAGTTTAACAATTGCTAAAAATATGCCTCGAAAAAAGCGATCGGGCAAAGGGTTCGGCACAATTAAGACATTTGATCAAGATTCAATCAGCATAAGAATAGATTGCTATTTTTGTCAGTGTAACGTCTGCCAACATATTACTACGACCGTAAATAAGATTAGTTTGGATTACTTATGCAGTATCATCCAGAAAGTACCGATGCCAATGTGGATGTGCTCGATGAATCCAGTACTCATTTAGTAAGTAAAATGTAGCTCTTCCCATGGCCATAATTCATGCGTAC
Proteins encoded:
- the SMKI01G0820 gene encoding DUP/COS family protein produces the protein MQTSSENTDLKMNTLDEPAAHLIEDNVALPEDMFSSYLGYLFYELAHFPPFILMLLVTTSLVSLLVFFHDSYRSTFFYVFSSLVSGFLLQGTLIVFCDESVRDHEFDTKLLVEVITRKPAVKGKEWRTITYKMNQYLFDRGHWFTPYFFYCDEKCYRYFLRLIEGVTPKRQETTSTDNAEEDIQSNIPATTASDVSTGPVTSSSVPVLQKLLFRAAEIEQQSQENYWRDRYPDIDALL
- the SMKI01G0810 gene encoding uncharacterized protein, whose amino-acid sequence is MAHYTPLMVMILVTATLVLLIVFFQDNDVILAYSVVSLFLSIIVLLVLLSSGGDATSSKDFKVKLLLEVITCKPAVKGKEWRIITHIMIHYLLDNSLLNTPYYFYCEKKCSKFFESLVEQNRSSKYSSSSTSAAENTQSLASENEVSNGVATSHIFTSDPDLEAYFINAAELFKEAQFEYWRKQYPDADLP
- the SMKI01G0830 gene encoding uncharacterized protein, which produces MQIPSENNNVKLDTLSEPSAHLIEENVVLPEDTFSSYLNYLLYELVHCKPIVILVSVITTLVLLIIPFHNIDICAVVFMISFSLSILSLFLVVMHKFVLPVAEQGFIIKLLVEVIAYKPAGMAWGTIACNMNQYLFKERLWNTPYYFFTTFIREVNSGSLSDSSSNNTEDTQSPVSAKKTSNDPNRFHYIRSDPFLMTYV